The Bos taurus isolate L1 Dominette 01449 registration number 42190680 breed Hereford chromosome 18, ARS-UCD2.0, whole genome shotgun sequence genome has a window encoding:
- the KLHL36 gene encoding kelch-like protein 36 isoform X1 has protein sequence MMEGSRQTRVSRPYKISESSKVYRWAEHSGTVLQRLNEQRLRGLFCDVVLVADEQRLPAHRNLLAVCSDYFNSMFTLGMREAFQKEVELIGASYIGLKAVVDFLYGGELVLDGGNIDYVLETAHLLQIWTAVDFCCEYLEQEVSEDNYLYLQELASIYSLKRLDAFIDSFILSRFGTLSFTPAFLQNISMQKLCAYLGSSEVQRECEHDLLQAALQWLTQQPEREAHAYQVLENIHFPLIPKNDLLHRVKPAVCSLLPREANCEGFIEEAVRYHNSLAAQPVMQTKRTALRTTQECLLFVGGEVSERCLELSDDTCYLDAQSEQWVKETPLPARRSHHCVAVLGGFIFIAGGSFSRDNGGDAASNLLYRYDPRCKQWIKVASMNQRRVDFYLASIEDMLVAVGGRNENGALSSVETYSPKTDSWSYVAGLPRFTYGHAGTIYKDFVYISGGHDYQIGPYRKNLLCYDHRTDVWEERRPMSTARGWHSMCSLGDSIYSIGGSDDSLESMERFDVLGVEAYSPQCNQWTRVAPLLHANSESGVAVWEGRIYILGGYSWENTAFSKTVQVYDRDKDKWSEGTELPKAIAGVSACVCALKPRLEDKKKKGKGKRPQDHGQ, from the exons ATGATGGAGGGAAGCCGGCAGACGCGAGTGTCTCGGCCGTACAAGATCAGCGAGTCCTCAAAG GTGTACCGCTGGGCCGAGCACTCGGGCACAGTGCTGCAGCGGCTGAATGAGCAGCGCCTGCGCGGCCTCTTCTGCGACGTGGTCCTGGTGGCCGATGAGCAGCGCCTGCCGGCCCACCGCAACCTGCTGGCCGTGTGCAGCGACTACTTCAACTCCATGTTCACCCTGGGCATGCGCGAGGCCTTCCAGAAGGAGGTGGAGCTGATCGGCGCCTCCTACATCGGGCTCAAGGCCGTGGTGGACTTCCTGTACGGCGGGGAGCTGGTGCTGGACGGCGGCAACATCGACTACGTGCTGGAGACGGCCCACCTGCTGCAGATCTGGACTGCGGTGGACTTCTGCTGCGAGTACCTGGAGCAGGAGGTGAGCGAGGACAACTACCTGTACCTGCAGGAGCTGGCCTCCATCTACAGCCTCAAGCGGCTGGACGCCTTCATCGACAGCTTCATCCTCAGCCGCTTCGGCACGCTGTCCTTCACGCCCGCCTTCCTGCAGAACATCTCCATGCAGAAGCTGTGCGCCTACCTGGGCAGCAGCGAGGTGCAGCGGGAGTGTGAGCACGACCTGCTGCAGGCCGCCCTGCAGTGGCTGACGCAGCAGCCTGAGCGCGAGGCCCATGCCTATCAGGTGCTGGAGAACATCCACTTCCCGCTCATCCCCAAGAACGACCTGCTGCACCGCGTCAAGCCCGCCGTGTGCTCGCTGCTGCCGCGCGAGGCCAACTGCGAGGGCTTCATCGAGGAGGCCGTGCGCTACCACAACAGCCTGGCAGCCCAGCCCGTCATGCAGACCAAGCGCACGGCCCTCCGCACCACCCAGGAGTGCCTGCTCTTTGTGGGCGGCGAGGTCTCCGAGCGGTGTCTGGAGCTCAGTGACGACACCTGCTACCTGGACGCCCAGAGTGAGCAGTGGGTCAAGGAGACGCCCCTGCCGGCCCGGCGGAGCCACCACTGCGTCGCCGTGCTGGGGGGGTTCATCTTCATCGCCGGCGGCAGCTTCTCACGGGACAACGGAGGGGATGCGGCCTCCAATCTCCTTTATAGGTATGACCCCCGCTGTAAACAGTGGATCAAG GTGGCCTCCATGAACCAGCGCCGTGTGGATTTCTACCTGGCCTCCATCGAGGACATGCTGGTGGCCGTCGGTGGCCGAAATGAGAACGGAGCACTCTCCTCGGTAGAGACCTACAGCCCAAAGACCGACTCCTGGTCCTATGTAGCCGGCCTGCCAAG GTTCACCTATGGCCACGCGGGCACCATCTACAAGGACTTTGTGTACATCTCGGGGGGCCACGACTACCAGATCGGCCCCTACCGCAAGAACCTGCTGTGCTACGACCACCGGACGGACGTGTGGGAGGAGCGGCGGCCCATGAGCACTGCGCGCGGCTGGCACAGCATGTGCAGCCTGGGGGACAGCATCTACTCCATCGGCGGCAGCGACGACAGCCTGGAGTCCATGGAGCGCTTCGACGTGCTAGGCGTGGAGGCCTACAGCCCGCAGTGCAACCAGTGGACGCGCGTGGCGCCCCTGCTGCACGCCAACAGCGAGTCGGGCGTGGCCGTGTGGGAGGGCCGCATCTACATCCTGGGCGGCTACAGCTGGGAGAACACGGCCTTCTCCAAGACCGTGCAGGTCTACGACCGCGACAAGGACAAGTGGAGTGAGGGCACCGAGCTGCCCAAGGCCATCGCTGGCGTGTCGGCCTGCGTGTGCGCCCTGAAGCCGCGGCTGGAGGACAAGAAGAAGAAGGGCAAAGGCAAGAGGCCCCAGGACCACGGCCAGTGA